The sequence tgggtgcaacacaccaaccaggtgaatcttggaaggcaaaagctactgaatttagcgaatttgtggaggcattcccagaaatcagccaggtgaagtatcacacaaccgaagactgcaccactcctctaaggcagcactatgcggcaaacccagacggccactcttctcacccctcctccgttggctgttctgggtaatgtggttcaaaagtcacctaggcaactgtaaaaatagctgaaatggagtaagggcttcaggctggtgactagcagaggtccacctgacccccgtaagctgctgaacaagaagggctgccagaagtgtccccctagggaatttggtggagacgaagacccgctcactggacaagggttcctcccaggagacgcccgagcggaagaaacgggctgtgagccacgccctttcaccctccgctaccccgccctgggctggtgaaggtgcgcgtaaggatgaggactactgagccctgaagaaataaatccttcccctttgactccaaggaggattgcctgtgaggatcttcaacgagtctacccgtgtctagacacgggagcaggtctgtccggcacagcacctccctcaaggaggagaagagtgaggagaaaggaaactcaagtctgaccattctgtcctgggagagaagaggaggatctcatctctcatctgtccaagcatggcaaggagactttctctcatctttccaagcaagatgactttttataattaggaaacaaaaagaatttagaaggcatgaaagcagcccgtaaggtgcattcctaaggactgcccattgaaattgacaaaattgcccttgtttgatgagaggaatgagcagagcactgaggtggtgaacagggatctagtgagactttcccagcatgtttctaccaaagctttctctaagcttctcggaacactctcctaataagcagatgtttggcccttcagaaagtcaacaagcaaaatgccttgagtgtcccaaaacactgatgccatgatgttggctcctgactggcctccttttcctttgactggaccactgccacctctcggtagccgtcgctttgatgatgctttgcattcgaggtcatattggtaaagccatgttccaacttccggttacaatttgtcagagggatgcgtcaggatcgtgatccctcctgtttaaaatttccactgatagctctcgtcataactgcagctgatctgggcacagtggttttcacagccactgcaggattcatctcccacatcttctcacctcttcttgaaacaagctatacattcgtaaagagttcatttctttggggtagtgtccttagaagcttttgttaaaacatcaatgatttcttcattcttccacccaagcttcaccagaaatttgatgtttgctcttgctgcaattttcgtggaattcatgttgctctgataggagtccttttcagtggatgtctcatccttctcagtgcctcaaactagatctagttcagaaaggttataagaagttcggacaagttcatttgagtgcaaaccagcggaaacccatgcatagtttcttcaccatgtgcattttctatgaaccttttgaagaacccctgtgttgaacattgcccaagtcgtgggagagaagtgggtgcggtccacttcctgtcctcaatttgccctcagcggaggagtgcacagagcagggaaacgcaaccccagagagatcctgccctgcagcatgcagcagactgctggcccagtcctggctccatggggtgctgtgtgggcccaagcaagttgaccaaactccctgacgctgaaatgagtcctaggtggcccaattccagtagccatgataggactgccctgcagggacagttaattaactcaggaaaagcaacctagctccaaggttagcaaccaggagttccagttgattccattagtgcaccccttgaggcattcccaagctggagtctggtggaagatgaggctcagtgtgattggatggaagcaccaacctatcaaggagaagtcccacccattctgccctgtgcgtctataaaggcgacgggtggcgggggcggcactcattgaagccgccactTGGGAGAGGAGccgagccaggccggtgctcccgaaggcagcaagatgttgcgagccacagctccctgctggttctcacctggatacccagaagctaagaaggtggccgaggaggcggccctggaggcaagaagccgccagttaggagcggagcagagccaggccggtgctcccgaaggcagcaagatgttgcgagccacagctccctgctggttcccacctggatacccagaagctaagaaggtggccgaggaggcggccctggaggcaagaagccgccagttgggagcggagcagagccaggccggtgctcccgaaggcagcaagatgttgcgagccacagctccctgctggttcccacctgcaTACCCAGAatctaagaaggtggccgaggaggcggccctcgaggctccagaattccccctgccctctcatcagcctgcccagagcgtcgggctccgggtgccccagatgcacaaccaggcctccgcatttgtggacatccaggcggagccccagaacaggggtccggcggtgcccccagcgtgtctcaaggtGGTGACGGAGGcatcctacttccctgcgcagaggggatcggcctgctgcttgccagccgccccaaggctgacagagaggccctcgggagtccgcatctcagcccccaggaagaggaagacgatcgcccagtcttccagcccttgcttggtcacaggttgcacagatgccaagagaacccgcgtggccagcagcagccaacgctccagtggctccaaggtctgaaggcatgaaagcagcccgtaaggtgcattcctaaggactgcccattgaaactgacaaaattgcccttgtttgatgagaggaatgagcagagcactgaggtggtgaacagggatctagtgagactttcccagcatgtttctaccaaagctttctctaagcttctcggaacactctcctaataagcagatgtttggcccttcagaaagtcaacaagcaaaatgccttgagtgtcccaaaacactgatgccatgatgttggctcctgactggcctccttttcctttgactggaccactgccacctctcggtagccgtcgctttgatgatgctttgcattcgaggtcatattggtaaagccatgttccaacttccggttacaatttgtcagagggatgcgtcaggatcgtgatccctcctgtttaaaatttccactgatagctctcgtcgtaactgcagctgatctgggcacagtggttttcacagccactgcaggattcatctcccacatcttctcacctctccttgaaacaagctatacattcgtaaagagttcatttctttggggtagtgtccttagaagcttttgttaaaacatcaatgatttcttcattcttccacccaagcttcaccagaaatttgatgtttgctcttgctgcaattttcgtggaattcatgttgctctgataggagtccttttcagtggatgtctcatccttctcagtgcctcaaactagatctagttcagaaaggttataagaagttcggacaagttcatttgagtgcaaaccagtggaaacccatgcatagtttcttcaccacgtgcattttctatgaaccttttgaagaacccctgtgttgaacattgcccaagtcgtgggagagaagtgggtgcggtccacttcctgtcctcaatttgccctcagcggaggagtgcacagagcagggaaacgcaaccccagagagatcctgccctgcagcatgcagcagactgctggcccagtcctggctccatggggtgctgtgtgggcccaagcaagttgaccaaactccctgacgctgaaatgaatcctaggtggcccaattccagtagccatgataggactgccctgcagggacagttaattaactcaggaaaagcaacctagctccaaggttagcaaccaggagtcccagttgattccattagtgcaccccttgaggcattcccaagctggagtctggtggaagatgaggctcagtgtgattggatggaagcagcaacctatcaaggagaagtcccacccactctgccctgtgcgtctataaaggcgacgggtggcgggggcggcactcattgaagccgccagttgggagaggagcagagccaggccggtgctcccgaaggcagcaagatgttgcgagccacagctccctgctggttcccacctggatacccagaagctaagaaggtggccgaggaggcggccctggaggcaagaagccgccagttgggagcggagcagagccaggccggtgctcccgaaggcagcaagatgttgcgagccacagctccctgctggttcccacctggatacccagaagctaagaaggtggccgaggaggcggccctggaggcaagaagccgccagttgggagcggagcagagccaggccggtgctcccgaaggcagcaagatgttgcgagccacagctccctgctggttcccacctggatacccagaagctaagaaggtggccgaggaggcggccctcgaggctccagaattccccctgccctctcatcagcctgcccagagcttcgggctccgggtgccccagatgcacaaccaggcctccgcatttgtggacatccaggcggagccccagaacaggggtccggcggtgcccccagcgtgtctcaagatggtgacggaggcgtcctacttccctgcgcagaggggatcggcctgctgcttgccagccgccccaaggctgacagagaggccctcgggagtccgcatctcagcccccaggaagaggaagacgatcgcccagtcttccagcccttgcttggtcacaggttgcacagatgccaagagaacccgggtggccagcagcagccaacgctccagtggctccaaggtcggcagacagccagggaagacgcgcaacaggtcagggatggcatgcaagaccaccaccaccatcagctctaagcgaatcgtccgtcgtccatccctaccgagttggaagaaacctattatcctccgaaggtctgggtgccaagtccccaccgtcctccgccgaggctatctccaactgttcaccgaagagtgtctcaagttctgcgcctccaagcaggaggccgtggagaaggcgctgaacgaggagaaggtggcctacgactgcagccccaacaagaacaggtacctgaacgtggtcctgaacaccctcaagagactgaagggcctgacccccagctccatgccgggcctcagcagggccgccctgtacagccgcctccaggagttcctgctcagccaggaccagctcaaggagaacggctaccccttcccgcaccccgagcggcccggaggcgccgtcctcttcactggccaggggaaggggcccggcgactcctcctgcagggtctgctgccgttgtggcaccgagtacctggtgtcctcctcgggccgctgtgtacgcgaccagttgtgttattatcactgggggcgggtccgctggagccaggtggctggaggccgggttagccagtacacctgctgtgcagctgctcctggctctgtgggctgccaggtggcaaagcagcacgtgcgggacggccgcaaggacagcctcgatggcttcgtggagaccttcaagaaagagttgtccagagacgcttatccaggaatctacgccttggactgtgagatgtgctacaccacgcatggcctagagctgacccgcgtcaccgtggtggacgccgacatgcgagtggtgtacgacaccttcgtcaagcccgacaacgagatcgtggactacaacaccaggttttccggagtcaccgaggccgacgtcgccaagacgagcatcaccttgccccaagtgcaagccatcctgctgagctttttcagcgcccaaaccatcctcatcgggcacagcctggagagcgatctgctggccctgaagctcatccacagcaccgtgctggacacggccgtgctcttcccgcactacctgggtttcccctacaagcgttccctcaggaatctcgcggccgactacctgggacagatcatccaggacagccaggacggccacaactccagcgaggacgcaaacgcctgcctgcagctggtgatgtggaaggtccgacagcgtgcccagatccagccacgccaccggtccgcctctcccgccgccctggcctgtccttggccccaggcccctttcacaaccgccatcagtcccgagagctcaccctgtccacctcgccgcaaggccaaagaaaccggagcagtcgacggcaggagagggcaaaaagccaagagtaaccccaaccggccactcccagtcccccggaatccctgccgcggaccctcgggcctgtccccatccctctgcccttcccagacctctgtccttccactaatcgcctcccgcagcaccgagccgccactcccagtcacccgagtccctgccgcgccccgtcgcgcctgtccacatccctctgcccatccgagacctctgtccttacaccactagccaccccacgtgggacttccatggcctctgagtacaagtccagccccccggcccaccaactttctgaatgtgtgcttacctgtttttctcgagaggcaccacagtgaggtgggtgaagcacttaggctctggagttagatatctgggttcaaggccaaattccaccacttactaggtttctaatattgcacagataatgtctttgcgcttctaccttttgatccttaaagtgtgatcaaaagagacttagactcccacatcataataatgggaaactttaacagccctctgtaaacattagacagaccaacgagacagaaatctaaaaaggatatccaggaattgaactcagctctgcaccaagcggacctaggagacatctacagaacgctccacccaaaatcgacagaatatacatgcttctcagcaccacatcacacttatttccacattgaccacatagttggaaggaaagcactcctcagtaaatgtaaaataacagaaattactacaaacggtctttcagaccacattgcaatcaaagtagacctcaggataaagaaactcactcaaaaccgctcaactgcatggaaaccggacaacctgctcctgaatgagtactgggtacataacgaaatgaaggcagaaagaaagatattctctgaaaccaatgaaaacaaaggcacaacataccagaatctctgggtcacatttaaagcagtgtgtagagggaaatttatagcacgaattgcccacgagagaaagcaggaaaaatcaaaaatgcataccctaacatcaccattaaaagaatgagagaagcaagagcaaacacattcaaaaactagcagaaggcaagaaataactaagatctgagcagaactggtggagatagagacacaataaacccttcaacaaatcaatgaatccaggagcgggttttttgcagtgatcaacaaaattgatagagcactagcaagactaagaaagaagaaaagaaagaagaatcaaacagctgcagtaaaaaatgataaaggggatatcaccaccgatcccacagaaatacaaactaccatcagacaatactatcagcacctctaagctaatgaactagaaaacctagaagaaatggataaattcctggacgcatacaacctccccagagtaaaccaggaagaagttgaatgcctgagtagaccactaacaggctctgaaattgaggcaataattaacagcctatcaagcaataaaactccaggaccagacggattcacagccgaattctaccagaaggacaaggaggagctggtaccatgccttctgaaactattccaatcaacagaaaaagagggaatcctccctcactcatttcatgaggccggcatcatcctgatcccaaagcctgagagaaacacaacccaaaaagagaattttaggcctatgtccctgaggaacatcgatgggaaaatcctccataaaataccggaaaaacgaatccagcagcacatcaaagggcttatccatcatgatgcagtgggcttcatccctgacatgcaaggcttgtccatcatatgcaaaacaataaacataatccagcatataatcagaaccaaagacagaaactgcgtgattatctcaacagatgcagaaaaggcctttgacaaaattcaacagcccttcatgccaacaactctcaataaattaggtattgatgggacatctcccaaaataataagggctatttagggcaaacccacagccaatatcatactgaatgggcaaaaagtggaagcattccctttgcaaactgccacaagacagggatgccctctctcaccactcctattcaacatagtgttggaacttctgcccagggcaatcaggcaggagaaagaaataaagagaaatcaattaggaaaagaggaagtccaattgtccctgtgtgcagatgacatgattgaatatttagaaaaccccatcgtctcagcccaaaatctccttaagctgataagcaacttcagcaaagtctcaggatacaaaatcgaggtgcaaaaatcacaagcattcttataaaccaataacaggcaaacagagagccaaatcatgagtgagctcccattcacaattgcttcaaagagaataaaatgcctaggaatccaactaacaagggatgtgaaggacctcttcaaggagaactaccaagcattgctccacgaactgaaagaggagacaaacaaatggaagaatattccaccatcacggattggaagaatcaatatcgtgaaaatggccatactgcccaaggtaaattatagattcaatgccatccccatcaaactaccaatgactttcttcacagaactggaaaaaactgctttaaagctcatatggaaccacaaaacggcccccactgccaacatattcctaagccaaaagaacaacgatggaggcatcaagctgtccgacttcaagctacagtagaaggctacagtaaccaaagagcatgctatcggttgccgttttggttaccgtagaccaatggaacagaatagagccctcagaaataatacgacacatctacaaccatctgatctttgacaaacctgacaaaaacaagaaatggggaaaggattccctatttaaaaaatggtgctgggaaaacaggctagccatatgtcgaaagctgaaatcggatcccttccttacaccttgtacaaaaattaattcaagacagaagaaagacttaaatgttagatcttaaaccatacaaaccctaggagaaaacccagccaataccattgaggacacaggcatgggcaaggacctcatgtctaaaacgccaaaagcaatggcaacgaaagccaacattgacaaacagcatctaattacactaaagacgttctgcatagctaaagaaactcccatgagagtgaacaggcatcctgcagaaagggagaaaatttttgcaatctactcatctgacaaagggctaatatccagaatctactaagaacccaaacagagttacaagagaaaccaaacaagcccatcaacaagtgggggaaggatataaagagacacttctcaaaagaagacatttatgcagccaacagacacatgaaaaaatgctcatcaacactggccatcagagaaatgcaaatcaaatccgcaatgagatatcatctcacaccaggtagaagagcgatcattaaaacgtcaggaaacaacaggtgctggagaggtagtggacaaataggaacacttttacactgttggtgggactgtaaactagttcaacggtagtggaagatagtgtggtgaatcctcaaggatctcgaaatagaaataccttttgacccagccatcccattactgggtatatatacccataggattagaaatcatgctgctaaaaggacacacgcagacgtatgtttattgcggcaccattcacagtagcaaagacttggaaccaacccagatgtccatcaatgatagactggattaagaaaatgtggcacaaatacaccatggaatactatgcagccatgaaaaagcatgagttcatgccctttggagggacacggatgaagctggaaaccatcattcttagcataccagagcaaggacaaaaaaaccaaacaccgcatgttctcattcataggtgggaattgaagtatgagaacgcttggacacagaaaggggaacatcacacaccggggcctgtcatgggcggggggagggggagggatagcattaagagatatacctaatgtaaatgactagtgaatgggtgcaacacacaaaccaggtgaatcttggaaggcaaaagctactgaatttagcgaatttgtggaggcattcccagaaatcagccaggtgaagtatcacacaaccgaagactgcaccactcctctaaggcagcactatgcggcaaacccagacggccactcttctcacccctcctccgttggctgttctgggtaatgtggttcaaaagtcacctaggcaactgcaaaaatagctgaaatggagtaagggcttcaggctggtgactagcagaggtccacctgacccccgtaagctgctgaacaagaagggctgccagaagtgtccccctagggaatttggcggagacgaagacccgctcactggacaagggttcctcccaggagacgcccgagcggaagaaacgggctgtgagccacgccctttcaccctccgctaccccgccctgggctggtgaaggtgcgcgtaaggatgaggactactgagccctgaagaaataaatccttcccctttgaccccaaggaggattgcctgtgaggatcttcaacgagtctacccgtgtctagacacgggagcaggtctgtccggcacagcacctccctcaaggaggagaagagtgaggagaaaggaaactcaagtctgaccattctgtcctgggagagaagaggaggatctcatctctcatctgtccaagcatggcaaggagactttctctcatctttccaagcaagatgactttttataattaggaaacaaaaagaatttagaaggcatgaaagcagcccgtaaggtgcattcctaaggactgcccattgaaactgacaaaattgcccttgtttgatgagaggaatgagcagagcactgaggtggtgaacagggatctagtgagactttcccagcatgtttctaccaaagctttctctaagcttctcggaacactctcctaataagcagatgtttggcccttcagaaagtcaacaagcaaaatgccttgagtgtcccaaaacactgatgccatgatgttggctcctgactggcctccttttcctttgactggaccactgccacctctcggtagccgtcgctttgatgatgctttgcattcgaggtcatattggtaaagccatgttccaacttccggttacaatttgtcagagggatgcgtcaggatcgtgatccctcctgtttaaaatttccactgatagctctcgtcgtaactgcagctgatctgggcacagtggttttcacagccactgcaggattcatctcccacatcttctcacctcttcttgaaacaagctatacattcgtaaagagttcatttctttggggtagtgtccttagaagcttttgttaaaacatcaatgatttcttcattcttccacccaagcttcaccagaaatttgatgtttgctcttgctgcaattttcgtggaattcatgttgctctgataggagtccttttcagtggatgtctcatccttctcagtgcctcaaactagatctagttcagaaaggttataagaagttcggacaagttcatttgagtgcaaaccagcggaaacccatgcatagtttcttcaccacgtgcattttctatgaaccttttgaagaacccctgtgttgaacattgcccaagtcgtgggagagaagtgggtgcggtccacttcctgtcctcaatttgccctcagcggaggagtgcacagagcagggaaacgcaaccccagagagatcctgccctgcagcatgcagcagactgctggcccagtcctggctccatggggtgctgtgtgggcccaagcaagttgaccaaactccctgacgctgaaatgaatccttggtggcccaattccagtagccatgataggactgccctgcagggacagttaattaactcaggaaaagcaacctagctccaaggttagcaaccaggagttccagttgattccattagtgcaccccttgaggcattcccaagctggagtctggtggaagatgaggctcagtgtgattggatggaagcaccaacctatcaaggagaagtcccacccactctgccctgtgcgtctataaaggcgacgggtggcgggggcggcactcattgaagccgccagttgggagaggagcagagccaggccggtgctcccgaaggcagcaagatgttgcgagccacagctccctgctggttcccacctggatacccagaagctaagaaggtggccgaggaggcggccctggaggcaagaagccgccagttgggagcggagcagagccaggccggtgctcccgaaggcagcaagatgttgcgagccacagctccctgctggttcccacctggatacccagaagctaagaaggtggccgaggaggcggccctcgaggctccagaattccccctgccctctcatcagcctgcccagagcttcgggctccgggtgccccagatgcacaaccaggcctccgcatttgtggacatccaggcggagccccagaacaggggtccggcggtgcccccagcgtgtctcaagatggtgacggaggcgtcctacttccctgcgcagaggggatcggcctgctgcttgccagccgccccaaggctgacagagaggccctcgggagtccgcatctcagcccccaggaagaggaagacgatcgcccactcttccagcccttgcttggtcacaggttgcacagatgccaagagaacccgggtggccagcagcagccaacgctccagtggctccaaggtcggcagacagccagggaagacgcgcaacaggtcagggatggcatgcaagaccaccaccaccatcagctctaagcgaatcgtccgtcgtccatccctaccgagttggaagaaacctattatcctccgaaggtctgggtgccaagtccccaccgtcctccgccgaggctatctccaactgttcaccgaagagtgtctcaagttctgcgcctccaagcaggaggccgtggagaaggcgctgaacgaggagaaggtggcctacgactgcagccccaacaagaacaggtacctgaacgtggtcctgaacaccctcaagagactgaagggcctgacccccagctccatgccgggcctcagcagggccgccctgtacagccgcctccag comes from Pan troglodytes isolate AG18354 chromosome 7, NHGRI_mPanTro3-v2.0_pri, whole genome shotgun sequence and encodes:
- the LOC134810774 gene encoding putative exonuclease GOR, which codes for MLRATAPCWFPPGYPEAKKVAEEAALEARSRQLGAEQSQAGAPEGSKMLRATAPCWFPPGYPEAKKVAEEAALEARSRQLGAEQSQAGAPEGSKMLRATAPCWFPPGYPEAKKVAEEAALEAPEFPLPSHQPAQSFGLRVPQMHNQASAFVDIQAEPQNRGPAVPPACLKMVTEASYFPAQRGSACCLPAAPRLTERPSGVRISAPRKRKTIAQSSSPCLVTGCTDAKRTRVASSSQRSSGSKVGRQPGKTRNRSGMACKTTTTISSKRIVRRPSLPSWKKPIILRRSGCQVPTVLRRGYLQLFTEECLKFCASKQEAVEKALNEEKVAYDCSPNKNRYLNVVLNTLKRLKGLTPSSMPGLSRAALYSRLQEFLLSQDQLKENGYPFPHPERPGGAVLFTGQGKGPGDSSCRVCCRCGTEYLVSSSGRCVRDQLCYYHWGRVRWSQVAGGRVSQYTCCAAAPGSVGCQVAKQHVRDGRKDSLDGFVETFKKELSRDAYPGIYALDCEMCYTTHGLELTRVTVVDADMRVVYDTFVKPDNEIVDYNTRFSGVTEADVAKTSITLPQVQAILLSFFSAQTILIGHSLESDLLALKLIHSTVLDTAVLFPHYLGFPYKRSLRNLAADYLGQIIQDSQDGHNSSEDANACLQLVMWKVRQRAQIQPRHRSASPAALA